TGAATATAGGCGGTGGTTTGGTTGGCTTGACCATCAACGGCAAAAATCACATTTAGGCCAGCCTGGCGAATCTGATCATCGGCGGGAATCAACGCTCCACAAGCGGCAGCAATTGAGGGCAGAGTAAAGCTTAAAATGCTACACAGCGCAAAGACTGTGGCGAAACGGCGCATGGAAATCCTCCTTGAAATGTATGCAAGCTCAATCATAACACGCCGCGTTGCATGCTGTTATTCGTTCCAAGGCCTGATCCTTGTGATGGACATTGTTGTTAATATTGCTGCATTGTGGCGAATGCCATGGCTGATTAATCGATGAGTGCAACTGTAACTTGCCAAAGGAGTGTGTCATGGAAATTCGTGCTTTAGTTGCTGATCAACACTTGCTCGACCAAGCGGCTGAGCTGTTGGTACTGGCCTTTGCTGAACATTGGCCCGAAGCTTGGCCGACACTCGACGATGCCCGTGAAGAAATGCAAGAGGCGCTATTGCCCGAACGAGTTGGTTTTATGGCACTGATCGAGGGTCACGTAGTTGGTTGGATTGGCGGCCAACCAAATTATGATGGCAATGTGTGGGAATTGCACCCCTTGGCAGTTCACCCCGATTACCAAGGCCATGGCATTGGTCGCGGTTTAGTCCAAGCCTTGGAGGCTGAATGTAGTGCCCGTGGTGGCCTGACCTTGATGTTGGGCACCGA
The Herpetosiphon gulosus genome window above contains:
- a CDS encoding GNAT family N-acetyltransferase, with protein sequence MEIRALVADQHLLDQAAELLVLAFAEHWPEAWPTLDDAREEMQEALLPERVGFMALIEGHVVGWIGGQPNYDGNVWELHPLAVHPDYQGHGIGRGLVQALEAECSARGGLTLMLGTDDEAFLTSASGIDVFPNPLQHLATIQNRRRHPFEFYQHCGFSIIGMIPDANGLGKPDILMAKRLVAWPSHFPTGGLE